tattaaaaaaaataaggtccaacttcaaaattttgcccAAGGCCCCCAAATACATTGAGTTGGCCTCGCATCTAACACCGGGAGGGAAAGACAACAAGAAAccaacataaaaatgaaaataaatacaGAAAACAATAACATCGGTGGAGGGCGGTGCAGGGGAAGGCAACATGGACACGTTTGAAGGCCAACAAATGTAAGCCACTCACTGACGCGTGAAGACCACGGGCCAGCAATGGATGCTAGGAAGCAGTAGAAGGCTTCGGGAGATTGGTAGCAATGGTGGAGGCCGGGTGGCAGAGCAGAGGAAAAGAGGGGTCACGCGCGGCGTAACACTGCACAGGCTTTTAGCTCATACATGCTTCGTTAAATacgaaggggaaaaaaaaatggcattggATTTGCTCTTGAAAGAAGAGATCTTGGCCCTAAGACACCAATGTCTCTCTTTCCACAGGGGCCAAGTCCAGAGGATTATTAGAATCAGACACCAAATTGACAAGAAAGTCTAAGATATCAGTGGCTAGAACAGCTGAGGCCACGTCCTCTTTGTGAAgggtctttttctttctctgcaTGGCCACCGTCCAAGACCTTTGCGTCAGT
This genomic interval from Corylus avellana chromosome ca3, CavTom2PMs-1.0 contains the following:
- the LOC132174349 gene encoding nuclear transcription factor Y subunit C-1-like is translated as MRQAGIYSGVVSGGRSGPHLLPLARIKKIMKKSGDDVKMVSGEAPIVFSKACELFIEELTQRSWTVAMQRKKKTLHKEDVASAVLATDILDFLVNLVSDSNNPLDLAPVERETLVS